From the Papaver somniferum cultivar HN1 chromosome 2, ASM357369v1, whole genome shotgun sequence genome, the window TGATAACTGAAGAAGTGTTGCGTAGAAGTATTTCTAAACTTATACATGAAGGGAAGATTGTTCCAATGATTAATAGGAATGCTTGTCAACCTTTACatatgttttttgcagatgacattTTTGTTTTCGGTAATGGACAGAAAAAATCATTGGAGAATCTAATGAAACTTTTAATGGATTACCAGAATGCATCAGGTCAAGTGATAAACAAGATGAAAAGTAATATTTTGTTGGTGGAGTAACTGAAAGCAGAAAAAGAATAATAGCTGAGAGCTTACAAATGAAACTTTCAAAATTTCCAGACAAATACTTGGGAGTGATACTATGTCCTGGAAGAGTAAAGAGCTATCAAGCATGGGGGATGGTggaattaatgcataaaatgtTAGCTGTATGGATGGGAAAAATGTTATCTTTCTCTGATATATTAACTTTGGTGAAGTCTGTGTTATGCAGTGTACTAGTCTACAACATGTCTGTGTATAAGTGGCCTAAGAATATCATAAAAGAATGCGAAAAAATTGTAAGGAATTTCTTATGGTCTGGAGATCCTGCAGTTAAGAATCTTATTACAGTGAAGTTTGATGAAATTTGTGCTCTAGTAACTGAGGGTGGATTAGGAATTAAAAGATTTGAGACAATTAATAAAGCACTCCTCATGAAGTTACTCTGAAAGATGAAAACAGAATAGGTAGAGTGGACAAACTTTATGAATactaaatataaagataaaaatggtgcATGGATTACATATCATAAAAAATCCTCAATCTGGCCAGGTTTAAAATGTGTTATGAATGAAGTACAAGAAGGAAGTAGGTGGCTGGTTGGAGATGGAAAATAAATTTCAGTGTGGAGGGATAAGTGGATTAAAGAATATTCCTTGAATGACATGTACCCTAATAATTCATTTATTACACATCACAAAGATGTGAAAGTCAATGAATTGATTATCAATGGGGAATGGAATGTACCTGCAGAAATGTTTAACTTCTTTAATCTAGAAGATTTAGCATCTATTGGTTATGGAAAAGACAAGCTCATATGGACAATTGATTTGTCTGGAAAATTTTCAGTGAAAAGTGTAGTGCAACTAATCAGAAAAAAGTATCCTTGTGTTACTTGGGAAAAACATGTATGGAATTCCACAATACACCCTAAAATTTCAACTAATGTATGGAAAATTCTTAGAGGAGCATGTGCAACTGAGGAGAATTATAGAAAAAGAGGATTTCACACTGTTTCCAAATGTTACTTATGTGGGAATGGTCAGGATACAATGGATCATATATTGTGGTACTGTGATTTTAGCGAAAAAATCTGGCACTGGCTTGGTGGAATATTTAAATTTTTGAACCCTTGCAACTTTATGGATGTATCGAAGTGTGTCCAGAAGAAAAGCTCGGCTGTGAGAGAAGTTGGGTTTATATGTGCTTTTACTGTAATGGTGGAGCTCTGGTTTACCAGAAACAGAGTATgttatgatgatgaaattccaaaCTTGGTAAACTTCAAATTGAGGATAATGCAGTTCACGAAAGAGAACAGTGTAAGAATAAAGGGTGAAATCAGATAATCTATGTATGATATGAGCATCATGACAGCTTTTGGCATCAGAGGTGTGAAGGTTATAACAACTATAGTAAAAGAATGCATTTTCAAGTTCCATGTACTAAATCAAGTGCTCATTTGCTGTGATGGAGCATCAAAAGGGAATCCTGGTAGTTCTGGGTGTGGATTTGTAAGAAGGAGCAACACTGGAGGTTATCTTGGTGCAGTGGCTGGTGGTTTGGGTGTGGCCACAAATTCCATTGCTGAAGTGATGGCTTTAATCTGTGCAGGTGAATGGGCTATAAGAAGACAATACTTTAATGTGTGTTTTAGCCTGGATTCAAAGGCAGTACTGCAGGCTTTCAGCTCAGGGAAAATACCTTGGATGGTAATAAACAGATGGAAAAGAATAATGGTAAAACTGCACAGCATTTCTTTTAGACATTCTTATAGAGAAATAATTTTTTCTGCGGATAAAATGGCCAAGAGAGGTTCTTCACTCAGAAGAGGAGAAGTAATGATATATAATGAGAAACTTGGATTCTTGGGAGCTCTGGAATGTGAAAATCAGTCCTACTTTCGTTTTTGCTAAAAATTGTTAGGCTTATTGTAAGTTGGGCTTAACTGTATAAGTATTTCGTTTTATGACTATGTTTAATCAATTCTGATCTGGGCCTGTCTAGTCAGAATTTTTGTAATCCTTTTTGTTGTTTTGGTAATAAAGTACAtatgattaagcaaaaaaaaaacattcatatcaacataatagagataaattttgaacaagtatgggacaatcatagttcacggacgcaaacacacatatcccgtaataatttgcaatatataaaaccataaagattaaaattgcaaacatcatcttccaaataacttagaatttaaattaataaatctaaaaacattgaagatgaaaactttttgaactagctatgtgtaatcataataatggatattccaaaccctaggtaTTCTtcgaaacaaaaacaagaataaaaaaaattctcataagaagatttactagaccaAAAGAACAACTCTAAAAATCAAAAACACTTCTCAGGCAGAGATCAGAGTTCAGGTACAGAAGCTTCACTGGTACCTAGACTTTCAAGTTTTTGACGGACATAGTTGACAGCATCTTCAGAAATGACATTGATACGGTCCTTAAGTCGTGTCCCCATAAGAGCAATTTCAGAGTTGACATTTATCAACtcggttcttaacacatcaagatctTTGAGAGTGTTAACAAATAACTTTTTTGCATCATTAAACTGATCGATAAAGTTTcgaacaacttcattagaaatctctccatcatcctcaaaatctgaGAAGTTATCAGGAGATTGAGAAGATGTGGAATCAACTTCCACTGGAGAATTTTCCTCATTTTCTTCGAGATAAAAACTCTTATCAGGAAATCCTCTTGGGAAAATACAAATTCCCGACAGAGAAGCCATTCTTGACGAAAACGCAGCATGAGTATGCGTACTTCTTAAACATGGTTTAGTATTTAAAAGGTTTCACAGGAACCAGGAGATTCGGGTTTCTAAAGTCGGTCCATAGCATGTAACAAGGATACccgtacaaacacaaacttggccCGTTCTCCATAAACAACTCAATAAGAGAAAGACTCAATAAAAAATACCTTTCAACAAAGAATGTTTGCCTATATGAGAAATCTCACAGGTcttagagcataagagtagcaaTTTTTGATACACAACATTTCAaaaaagaa encodes:
- the LOC113351648 gene encoding uncharacterized protein LOC113351648, coding for MYPNNSFITHHKDVKVNELIINGEWNVPAEMFNFFNLEDLASIGYGKDKLIWTIDLSGKFSVKSVVQLIRKKYPCVTWEKHVWNSTIHPKISTNVWKILRGACATEENYRKRGFHTVSKCYLCGNGQDTMDHILWYCDFSEKIWHWLGGIFKFLNPCNFMDVSKCVQKKSSAVREVGFICAFTVMVELWFTRNRVCYDDEIPNLVNFKLRIMQFTKENSVRIKGEIR
- the LOC113351649 gene encoding uncharacterized protein LOC113351649; this translates as MYDMSIMTAFGIRGVKVITTIVKECIFKFHVLNQVLICCDGASKGNPGSSGCGFVRRSNTGGYLGAVAGGLGVATNSIAEVMALICAGEWAIRRQYFNVCFSLDSKAVLQAFSSGKIPWMVINRWKRIMVKLHSISFRHSYREIIFSADKMAKRGSSLRRGEVMIYNEKLGFLGALECENQSYFRFC